The following coding sequences lie in one Xylocopa sonorina isolate GNS202 chromosome 7, iyXylSono1_principal, whole genome shotgun sequence genomic window:
- the Wdr62 gene encoding WD repeat domain 62 isoform X2 — protein sequence MMEPPVTSKVLRAPSLKRGQENVRIQDRIKLERVLGVTVSSNAALDCDATSELVAYPAGCTVVLFNPRKNIQAHVLNGCRKTVTSLALAGDGRFLATGECGHMPNVRVWDISDPYNAVQIAEFAGHKYGINCVAFSPSNKYVVSVGSQHDMIVNVWDWRNNVKVASNKVSSKVKAVCFAENGNYFVTVGNRHVKFWYLEYSRSAKYKEPVPLMGRSAILGEQRNNDFVDVACGRGEMADSTYAITKTGLLCEFNNRRLLDKWVELRTSSANCMAVGDKYIFIGCAEGIVRCFSPSTLQFITTLPRTHYLGVDVAQGLSISHMSQHPANARYPDSIALAFDERNNKLTCVYNDHSIYVWDVRDIRRVGKSHSFLYHSACIWGVEMYPTGPDSVGAMPVGSFITCSSDDTIRVWNLEKDISPTDTLYKRNIYSNELLKVLYIDPELTYLKDLDLAAAGSTEKSDASYDGRNGVRSIRVSPDGKHLASGDRSGNIRIHDLSSLEELCLIEAHDAEVLCLEYSKFSRYSVEPLRLLASASRDRLIHVFSVDQGYNFLQTLDDHSSSITAVRFFSQSNQANQIQMVSCGADKSIIFRQLQSTPGGMPQFARGHNAQGKTTLYDMEVDSGQKHVLTACQDRNIRVYNVATGKHSKTFKGSVGEDGSLIKVVLDASGIYVATSCTDKTLCVYDYYSGECMATMLGHSELVTGLRFSPDCRNLVSASGDGCIFVWRVPRDMVVTMQARLAQQAMRAGKRPPQANGTGIDIQLDNETFGSPPPEFLDPNANPTSQNIGVDYRFSVGQLPLWAKKQINTTNAEETATLGSNVRPLGVDLPKGRWAQRVQQGDGITVKSVYDSDEVIPFPPPRGAIDSDGGGGGGGSKDSSIDSGTETKCSSDYRRETIIIKREEDETVFQPCPDSYRELADESKQVIGGNVTITRGSNITELTRQSRSRHHTDDSSLGSFKFEDHESTEHDGDVEDYSEGENGTTGSEKSHRLMYYPPPEDTVSNQQFTVNAMDVEELRRSQRRQKKPRNGESGRTSELTASGSQDDSDSEGGASTPSAERNPLSMLSEASSEGFDQLAKQSHREKYLKNAFESLSGAEEPTNRTAKTTSISSQFHGRLSGGGDNGGNSKIRNAAVVNATKQARGDADVVKKREELQRRIEETRRKLQSVGYKSSLKTSQSISDLSSHIPEKHHRPNRLSTVGSSGGRISSKVFDSEEEGGGMRRACSLSDLSVSPPNRLLHGPIQVSGKVGNKNANTSARSGLGSTNSGNQSRHASAKNHSSHMTRSSSVGVLNQSDSESDVGAGNGRGWNNQTGNNRMSGLMRPTISSQNKINHQIKSSSSSNSNLPSVLRRRGMQGAYSSVNLSQVGNQEDSSSEDTSSNGNGGKPALPPRPRSISIDHSVANLSLAGTTVRRSGSTTIITNGRSGNSAMGQNASRMSSANRNQLDPSPQELPVKDTDRAIDVASAELSSQLCNTIADELTRTADNVVQLYKRLTIDNEDDPSRTSIDRDTMLRGLESSVNETMRTLRLVVSGGESNEGSPNTENVAMNEATAKFQELLAGQDQGKVVNMMQQYSEMLLNMMQQRMGGTQSSHT from the exons ATCAAGCTGGAACGCGTGCTTGGCGTAACCGTGTCGAGCAACGCGGCTCTGGACTGCGACGCAACCAGCGAGCTGGTCGCCTATCCTGCTGG CTGCACCGTGGTGTTGTTCAACCCGCGGAAGAACATCCAGGCGCACGTGTTGAACGGCTGCCGGAAGACGGTCACTTCCCTGGCGCTCGCCGGCGATGGGAGATTCCTGGCGACCGGCGAGTGTGGCCACATGCCGAACGTTCGCGTCTGGGACATCTCCGATCCGTACAATGCCGTGCAGATCGCCGAGTTTGCCGGGCACAAGTATGGGATCAATTGCGTG GCGTTTTCACCGAGCAACAAGTACGTGGTGTCCGTCGGCTCCCAGCACGATATGATCGTCAACGTCTGGGACTGGAGGAACAACGTTAAGGTGGCGTCGAACAAAGTCTCGAGCAAAGTGAAGGCCGTCTGCTTCGCGGAAAACGGCAATTACTTCGTCACCGTCGGCAACAGGCACGTCAAGTTTTGGTATCTCGAGTATTCGCGCAGTGCCAAG TACAAGGAACCCGTACCTTTGATGGGTCGGTCGGCCATATTGGGAGAGCAGAGGAACAACGATTTCGTGGACGTGGCCTGCGGCCGCGGGGAAATGGCAGATTCGACGTACGCGATCACCAAAACGGGTCTGCTCTGCGAATTTAATAACAGAAGGTTGCTCGACAAATGGGTGGAACTCCGT ACGAGCAGTGCCAATTGCATGGCCGTTGGAGATAAATACATTTTCATCGGTTGCGCCGAGGGAATCGTCAGATGCTTCAGTCCTAGCACGCTTCAGTTTATCACCACCTTGCCGAGGACCCATTACCTGGGCGTGGACGTTGCGCAGGGGCTCTCCATTAG TCACATGTCTCAGCATCCAGCGAACGCGAGGTATCCGGACTCGATCGCGCTGGCGTTCGACGAGCGGAACAACAAGCTCACCTGCGTCTACAACGACCACAGCATCTACGTGTGGGACGTGCGAGACATCAGGCGAGTCGGCAAGTCGCATTCGTTCCTCTACCATTCTGCCTGCATTTGGGGGGTCGAGATGTATCCAACCGGGCCTGATTCCGTCGGCGCCATGCCGGTTGGCAGCTTCATCACCTGTTCCAGCGACGACACGATCCGCGTGTGGAACCTCGAGAAGGACATATCCCCGACCGACACGCTCTACAAACGGAACATCTACAGCAACGAATTGCTCAAAGTGCTCTACATCGATCCGGAGCTGACCTACTTGAAAGACTTGGATCTAGCCGCGGCTGGATCGACGGAGAAGAGCGACGCCTCGTACGACGGCCGGAACGGAGTCAGATCGATCCGCGTCAGCCCTGATGGGAAGCATTTAGCGTCCGGCGACCGCTCGGGAAACATTCGAATACACGACCTCTCCTCGTTGGAGGAGTTGTGCTTGATCGAGGCGCACGACGCGGAAGTGCTTTGCCTCGAGTACTCCAAGTTCTCCCGATACTCGGTGGAACCGCTGAGGCTACTGGCGAGCGCCTCCAGGGACAGGCTGATCCACGTGTTCAGCGTCGATCAGGGATACAACTTTTTGCAGACGCTCGACGACCACAGTTCTTCCATTACCGCGGTCAGATTTTTCAGTCAGAGCAATCAGGCTAACCAGATACAAATGGTGTCCTGCGGTGCCGACAAGAGCATTATTTTTCGACAACTGCAATCG ACACCCGGAGGAATGCCGCAATTCGCCAGAGGTCACAACGCCCAGGGAAAGACCACGTTGTACGATATGGAGGTCGATTCTGGACAGAAACACGTTCTAACCGCCTGCCAAGATAGGAACATACGGGTTTACAACGTAGCCACGGGCAAGCACAGCAAAACATTCAAAGGATCCGTCGGGGAGGACGGGTCTTTGATCAAAGTCGTTCTAG ATGCATCGGGAATCTACGTAGCTACCTCTTGTACAGACAAAACGTTATGCGTGTACGACTACTATAGCGGCGAATGTATGGCGACCATGCTCGGCCATTCGGAATTGGTAACGGGATTGCGATTCAGTCCGGACTGTCGTAACCTGGTATCCGCTAGCGGGGACGGTTGTATATTCGTCTGGCGCGTCCCACGGGACATGGTCGTCACTATGCAGGCGCGTCTCGCTCAACAAGCGATGCGAGCAGGAAA GAGGCCACCTCAAGCGAACGGGACAGGGATCGACATTCAGTTGGACAACGAGACGTTCGGATCTCCACCACCGGAATTCTTAGATCCAAACGCGAATCCGACGTCTCAAAACATAGGCGTGGACTACAGGTTCAGCGTCGGTCAGTTACCGCTTTGGGCGAAAAAGCAGATAAACACTACGAACGCGGAGGAAACCGCGACCCTTGGCTCGAACGTCAGACCGTTGGGCGTCGACCTGCCGAAAGGCAGATGGGCCCAACGGGTTCAACAAGGTGACGGTATTACGGTCAAGTCCGTTTACGACAGCGACGAAGTTATACCGTTCCCTCCGCCTCGTGGCGCGATCGATTCAGACGGTGGCGGCGGAGGCGGTGGTTCGAAAGACAGCTCGATCGACAGCGGGACCGAGACCAAGTGCAGCAGCGATTATCGCAGAGAAACGATAATCATAAAAAGA GAAGAGGACGAAACTGTGTTTCAACCTTGTCCAGACAGTTACAGAGAATTAGCGGATGAATCGAAACAG GTGATCGGTGGTAACGTGACTATAACTAGAGGTAGCAATATCACGGAATTGACGCGACAGTCGAGGAGTCGTCATCATACCGACGATAGCAGTCTTGGCAGCTTTAAATTTGAG GATCACGAGAGCACAGAGCACGACGGAGACGTGGAAGACTATTCGGAGGGAGAGAATGGTACGACTGGATCGGAGAAATCTCACAGGTTGATGTATTATCCTCCGCCCGAAGACACGGTGTCGAATCAGCAGTTCACCGTGAACGCGATGGACGTGGAAGAGCTTCGGAG GTCGCAGAGGAGACAGAAGAAACCTAGAAACGGAGAAAGCGGTCGAACTAGCGAATTAACGGCGTCCGGCAGTCAAGACGACTCGGATTCCGAGGGTGGCGCTTCGACGCCCAGCGCGGAGCGAAATCCTCTGTCCATGCTGTCAGAAGCTAGCTCGGAAGGGTTCGATCAGTTAGCTAAGCAAAGCCATCGTGAGAAGTATCTGAAAAACGCTTTCGAATCTCTGAGCGGTGCCGAAGAGCCTACGAATAGAACAGCGAAAACGACCAGCATCAGTTCGCAGTTCCATGGAAG ACTTAGCGGCGGTGGCGATAACGGTGGTAACAGCAAAATCCGTAATGCAGCGGTGGTTAATGCAACGAAACAAGCCAGGGGGGACGCGGACGTAGTGAAGAAGCGCGAAGAATTGCAGAGGAGAATAGAAGAGACCAGGAGGAAATTGCAAAGC GTTGGTTACAAATCGTCGTTGAAAACCAGTCAAAGTATATCAGATTTGAGCAGCCACATACCAGAGAAACATCATCGTCCGAACAGACTGAGTACAG TTGGCAGTAGTGGGGGGCGAATCTCGTCAAAAGTTTTTGACAGCGAAGAAGAGGGGGGTGGCATGCGACGTGCCTGCTCGCTGAGTGATCTTTCCGTCAGCCCGCCAAATAGGTTACTGCATGGCCCGATACAAG TTTCAGGAAAAGTAGGTAACAAGAACGCGAACACTTCGGCGAGAAGTGGACTGGGAAGTACGAATAGCGGGAATCAGTCGCGGCACGCGTCGGCAAAGAATCATTCTTCTCACATGACAAGAAGTAGCAGCGTTGGTGTTCTAAATCAG AGCGACTCAGAGTCGGACGTAGGAGCAGGAAACGGAAGAGGATGGAACAACCAAACCGGAAATAACAGGATGAGCGGATTGATGAGACCGACGATCAGTTCGCAGAACAAAATCAATCACCAAATAAAATCGAGCTCCTCGTCTAACAGCAACTTGCCTTCGGTCCTTAGGAGGAGAGGCATGCAGGGAGCGTATTCGAGCG TAAATCTAAGTCAAGTGGGTAATCAGGAAGATTCAAGCTCGGAGGATACGTCCTCCAATGGAAACGGTGGGAAACCAGCGCTTCCACCGAGACCTCGGAGTATCAGTATTGATCATTCTGTCGCAAA CTTAAGTTTAGCTGGGACGACAGTGAGGAGGTCGGGATCAACGACGATTATAACTAACGGTCGCAGTGGAAATAGCGCGATGGGGCAGAATGCGAGCAGGATGTCGAGCGCAAATCGGAATCAACTTGATCCCAGTCCTCAGGAGCTTCCAGTTAAAGATACTGATCGTGCCATTGATGTAGCCAGTGCCGAGT TGTCGTCGCAACTATGCAATACGATCGCAGACGAATTGACGCGAACAGCAGATAATGTCGTGCAACTGTACAAACGTTTAACGATAGATAACGAGGACGACCCGTCGAGAACGAGCATCGACAGGGACACGATGCTACGCGGCCTCGAGTCGTCCGTGAACGAGACGATGCGCACGTTGCGGCTGGTCGTCTCCGGTGGAGAGAGCAACGAGGGTTCGCCCAACACCGAGAACGTCGCGATGAACGAGGCGACCGCCAAATTCCAGGAGCTACTCGCCGGCCAAGACCAAGGGAAAGTGGTCAACATGATGCAACAATATTCCGAGATGCTTCTCAATATGATGCAACAGAGAATGGGAGGGACGCAATCGAGCCATACCTAA